In the Sarcophilus harrisii chromosome 1, mSarHar1.11, whole genome shotgun sequence genome, one interval contains:
- the LYL1 gene encoding LOW QUALITY PROTEIN: protein lyl-1 (The sequence of the model RefSeq protein was modified relative to this genomic sequence to represent the inferred CDS: inserted 1 base in 1 codon) — translation MVGHGEELGPRNPCRGGCLSRFPRRPHGGSGDAEPQALWNLAEQRRPDREARSRGSAPAQNPYQPWPGSPQALSAPPEHPPPPGRKPARGGGGEEGGLGGLGAGATGGCVSSELHTESGWREPGWTQXAGGGSPGGSWRQWGLRVSTSPIEKPSSSGSMCPPGDSVKLGHTMMEKLEAAPTLPCSAPSPAPSSSSPLSEPEPSSPQDGDNGRPASSPSPPKLPPHVPVISLGHSKPPAMATTELATPPPLPSLVPISALTTGPPPLALGGLLPTHYHPHPFLSSVYISTAGSFSIFPSSRLKRRPSHCEPDLNEGHQPLKVARRVFTNSRERWRQQNVNGAFAELRKLLPTHPPDRKLSKNEVLRLALKYIGFLGRLLRDQAAALAPAPAPAPAPAPAPAPAGGAPRKRERSAVGEGTRRGSGRRAEAGRSPPALPPTPASPHPDGAEPHAKGKCSLRDRTAVGCQSR, via the exons ATGG TTGGGCACGGCGAAGAGCTGGGACCCCGGAATCCCTGCCGCGGAGGGTGTCTGAGCCGATTCCCGCGCCGGCCACACGGGGGCAGTGGGGACGCTGAGCCGCAGGCACTTTGGAACTTGGCCGAGCAGCGGCGGCCGGATCGCGAGGCTCGCTCCCGAG GGTCGGCACCAGCCCAGAATCCTTATCAGCCCTGGCCAGGCAGTCCCCAGGCCTTATCTGCCCCTCCAGAGCATCCTCCGCCTCCGGGGAGGAAACCCGCCAGAGGAGGGGGTGGTGAAGAGGGCGGGCTGGGAGGACTGGGGGCGGGGGCCACGGGAGGCTGCGTTTCCTCTGAGCTGCACACTGAGTCAGGGTGGAGGGAGCCTGGCTGGACCC CGGCTGGAGGGGGCAGCCCTGGAGGATCCTGGAGGCAGTGGGGCTTGAGG GTGAGCACCAGTCCCATTGAGAAGCCATCATCCTCTGGGTCCATGTGCCCTCCAGGGGACTCTGTGAAGCTGGGTCACACCATGATGGAGAAACTAGAGGCTGCGCCTACCCTCCCCTGCTCAgctccctcccccgcccccagcAGCTCCTCCCCTTTGTCTGAGCCCGAACCCAGCAGCCCCCAGGACGGGGACAATGGCCGCCCTGCCTCATCCCCATCACCCCCCAAGCTGCCACCCCACGTGCCTGTCATCAGCCTGGGCCACAGCAAGCCGCCGGCCATGGCCACCACTGAGCTCGCCACGCCTCCCCCACTGCCCTCCCTAGTCCCGATTTCTGCCCTGACAACCGGCCCACCCCCACTGGCCTTGGGCGGCCTGCTCCCGACACACTACCACCCACACCCCTTTCTAAGCAG CGTCTACATCAGCACCGCTGGCTCCTTCAGCATCTTCCCCAGCAGCAGACTGAAGCGACGGCCCAGCCACTGTGAGCCCGACCTAAATGAgg GGCATCAGCCTCTAAAGGTGGCTCGCCGCGTGTTCACCAACAGCCGGGAGCGCTGGCGGCAACAGAACGTGAATGGGGCCTTCGCGGAGCTGCGCAAACTGCTGCCCACCCACCCGCCCGACCGGAAGCTGAGCAAAAACGAGGTGCTTCGTCTGGCCCTCAAGTACATCGGCTTCCTGGGCCGGCTGCTTCGGGATCAGGCCGCCGCcctggccccggccccggccccggccccggccccggccccggctccGGCCCCGGCCGGAGGAGCTCCGCGCAAGCGGGAGCGCAGCGCTGTGGGCGAGGGCACGCGCCGAGGGTCGGGGCGCAGAGCAGAGGCGGGGCGCTCCCCTCCGGCGCTCCCGCCCACGCCCGCTTCCCCTCACCCGGATGGAGCCGAGCCACACGCCAAGGGCAAGTGCTCACTGCGGGACAGGACGGCCGTGGGGTGCCAATCTCGGTGA
- the TRMT1 gene encoding tRNA (guanine(26)-N(2))-dimethyltransferase isoform X2, with the protein MEGTRTPPPPGPAADPENGARPEAEPGETVVSEGAASIVFPSSNEVFYNPVQEFNRDLTCAVITEFARMKLATKGIQIEVPGEEKLQKVVVNLAESEKESMEPPPRDQPQTAAVGSVCEGGLRVLEGLAASGLRSIRFAKEVPGLQAVIANDASARAVDLIRCNIQLNNVGHLVQPNLADARLLMYEHQRGAQRFDVIDLDPYGSPATFLDAAVQAVSEGGLLCVTCTDMAVMAGNSSETCYSKYGAMSIKSKACHEMALRIVLHSLDLRANCYQRYIVPVLSVSADFYIRVFVRVYTGQAKVKASASKQGFVFQCVGCGSFHLQRLGKAVNNGGRVKFSAATGPPVGSECEHCGQRHQLAGPLWAEPIHDLDFVAQVLAAVSRNPGRFRTSARIRGVLSMVTEELPDVPLYYTLDQLSSTIHCNTPSLLQLRSALLHAGFRVSLSHACKNAVKTDVPPSVLWDIMRCWEKENPVKRERLSETSPAFHILKVEPRLQANFSIRDDANPSSRQQGLQRFQANPEANWGPKARARSGGKAPFELAEKRRQLQNKRKEPSKDQGTEKLKAFPCKKFKQGTCLLGNECCYSHSPEEPRLEPEPSPDSLP; encoded by the exons ATGGAGGGGACAAGGACCCCGCCCCCCCCGGGCCCCGCCGCCGATCCGGAGAACGGGGCCCGGCCCGAGGCAGAGCCGGGGGAAACGGTGGTCTCGGAGGGAGCGGCCAGCATCGTTTTTCCCAGCAGCAACGAAGTGTTTTACAACCCGGTCCAGGAGTTCAACAGAGACCTAAC GTGTGCCGTCATTACAGAGTTCGCCCGCATGAAGCTCGCCACCAAAGGGATTCAGA TTGAGGTGCCAGGTGAGGAGAAGCTTCAGAAGGTGGTTGTGAACCTGGCTGAATCGGAGAAGGAGAGCATGGAGCCCCCTCCCAGGGACCAGCCTCAGACAGCGGCTGTGGGGAGTGTCTGCGAG GGGGGCTTGCGCGTGCTGGAGGGCTTGGCAGCATCGGGCCTGCGCTCCATCCGCTTTGCCAAGGAGGTCCCAGGCCTCCAAGCAGTGATAGCAAATGACGCCTCCGCCCGGGCTGTGGACCTCATACGGTGCAATATCCAGTTGAACAACGTTGGTCACCTGGTGCAGCCTAACCTAGCTGATGCTCG CCTGCTGATGTATGAGCACCAAAGGGGAGCTCAGCGATTTGATGTCATTGACCTAGACCCTTATGGAAGCCCAGCCACATTCCTAGATGCTGCAGTGCAGGCTGTGTCTGAAGGAG GCCTGCTATGTGTGACCTGCACTGACATGGCTGTGATGGCAGGAAACAGCAGCGAGACATGTTACAGCAAATACGGAGCCATGTCCATCAAGAGCAAAGCCTGTCATGAAATG GCACTAAGAATTGTGCTGCACAGCCTAGACCTTCGGGCCAACTGCTACCAACGCTACATCGTCCCCGTGCTCAGCGTCAGCGCCGACTTCTACATCCGGGTCTTTGTGCGTGTATACACAGGCCAGGCCAAAGTCAAAGCCTCAGCCAG TAAGCAGGGATTCGTGTTCCAGTGTGTTGGCTGCGGTTCCTTCCATTTGCAAAGACTGGGCAAGGCAGTGAACAATGGTGGACG GGTGAAGTTCTCTGCGGCCACAGGCCCCCCGGTGGGCTCTGAGTGTGAGCACTGTGGGCAGCGCCATCAG CTAGCCGGCCCTCTGTGGGCAGAGCCCATCCATGACCTGGACTTTGTGGCTCAGGTCCTGGCTGCTGTCAGCAGGAACCCGGGGCGTTTCCGGACGTCTGCAAGGATCCGGGGGGTCCTGAGCATGGTCACTGAG GAGCTGCCGGATGTCCCCCTGTACTACACTCTGGACCAGCTGAGCAGTACCATTCACTGCAACACACCCAGTCTTTTACAGCTCCG CTCTGCCCTCCTACACGCTGGCTTCCGAGTGAGCCTCTCTCACGCCTGTAAAAATGCAGTGAAAACAGACGTCCCGCCCTCGGTGCTCTGGGACATCATGCGCTGCTGG GAGAAGGAGAACCCTGTGAAACGAGAGCGCCTCTCAGAGACCAGCCCGGCCTTTCACATCCTCAAAGTTGAGCCCAG ACTCCAGGCGAACTTCTCCATCCGGGATGATGCTAACCCCAGCTCCCGGCAGCAGGGACTCCAGCGATTCCAGGCAAATCCTGAAGCCAACTGGGGGCCAAAGGCCCGAGCCCGGTCTGG GGGGAAGGCCCCCTTCGAGCTGGCGGAGAAGCGGCGACAGCTCCAGAACAAACGGAAGGAGCCCAGTAAGGACCAGGGCACTGAGAAGCTCAAGGCCTTCCCTTGCAAGAAGTTCAAACAG GGAACCTGCCTTTTGGGGAATGAATGCTGTTACTCGCACAGCCCTGAGGAGCCCCGGCTTGAGCCTGAGCCCAGCCCGGATTCCTTGCCTTGA
- the TRMT1 gene encoding tRNA (guanine(26)-N(2))-dimethyltransferase isoform X1, with protein sequence MLSGSGAPMPSPSLESGYPLASWEAFLESSVSLGDRCQGEGWRTLPCGWASLGGEMWGLPLGEGEEEREADGSLHQDGLGWVAVVEVPGEEKLQKVVVNLAESEKESMEPPPRDQPQTAAVGSVCEGGLRVLEGLAASGLRSIRFAKEVPGLQAVIANDASARAVDLIRCNIQLNNVGHLVQPNLADARLLMYEHQRGAQRFDVIDLDPYGSPATFLDAAVQAVSEGGLLCVTCTDMAVMAGNSSETCYSKYGAMSIKSKACHEMALRIVLHSLDLRANCYQRYIVPVLSVSADFYIRVFVRVYTGQAKVKASASKQGFVFQCVGCGSFHLQRLGKAVNNGGRVKFSAATGPPVGSECEHCGQRHQLAGPLWAEPIHDLDFVAQVLAAVSRNPGRFRTSARIRGVLSMVTEELPDVPLYYTLDQLSSTIHCNTPSLLQLRSALLHAGFRVSLSHACKNAVKTDVPPSVLWDIMRCWEKENPVKRERLSETSPAFHILKVEPRLQANFSIRDDANPSSRQQGLQRFQANPEANWGPKARARSGGKAPFELAEKRRQLQNKRKEPSKDQGTEKLKAFPCKKFKQGTCLLGNECCYSHSPEEPRLEPEPSPDSLP encoded by the exons ATGTTGAGCGGGTCTGGGGCTCCCATGCCTTCCCCGAGTCTGGAGTCTGGGTATCCGTTGGCAAGCTGGGAAGCCTTCCTGGAAAGTTCTGTGTCGCTGGGAGACAGGTGTCAGGGGGAGGGTTGGAGGACCCTCCCTTGCGGGTGGGCCTCCCTGGGAGGAGAGATGTGGGGACTtcctttgggggaaggggaggaggagcgGGAGGCAGATGGTTCCTTACACCAGGATGGTTTGGGGTGGGTGGCTGTAGTTGAGGTGCCAGGTGAGGAGAAGCTTCAGAAGGTGGTTGTGAACCTGGCTGAATCGGAGAAGGAGAGCATGGAGCCCCCTCCCAGGGACCAGCCTCAGACAGCGGCTGTGGGGAGTGTCTGCGAG GGGGGCTTGCGCGTGCTGGAGGGCTTGGCAGCATCGGGCCTGCGCTCCATCCGCTTTGCCAAGGAGGTCCCAGGCCTCCAAGCAGTGATAGCAAATGACGCCTCCGCCCGGGCTGTGGACCTCATACGGTGCAATATCCAGTTGAACAACGTTGGTCACCTGGTGCAGCCTAACCTAGCTGATGCTCG CCTGCTGATGTATGAGCACCAAAGGGGAGCTCAGCGATTTGATGTCATTGACCTAGACCCTTATGGAAGCCCAGCCACATTCCTAGATGCTGCAGTGCAGGCTGTGTCTGAAGGAG GCCTGCTATGTGTGACCTGCACTGACATGGCTGTGATGGCAGGAAACAGCAGCGAGACATGTTACAGCAAATACGGAGCCATGTCCATCAAGAGCAAAGCCTGTCATGAAATG GCACTAAGAATTGTGCTGCACAGCCTAGACCTTCGGGCCAACTGCTACCAACGCTACATCGTCCCCGTGCTCAGCGTCAGCGCCGACTTCTACATCCGGGTCTTTGTGCGTGTATACACAGGCCAGGCCAAAGTCAAAGCCTCAGCCAG TAAGCAGGGATTCGTGTTCCAGTGTGTTGGCTGCGGTTCCTTCCATTTGCAAAGACTGGGCAAGGCAGTGAACAATGGTGGACG GGTGAAGTTCTCTGCGGCCACAGGCCCCCCGGTGGGCTCTGAGTGTGAGCACTGTGGGCAGCGCCATCAG CTAGCCGGCCCTCTGTGGGCAGAGCCCATCCATGACCTGGACTTTGTGGCTCAGGTCCTGGCTGCTGTCAGCAGGAACCCGGGGCGTTTCCGGACGTCTGCAAGGATCCGGGGGGTCCTGAGCATGGTCACTGAG GAGCTGCCGGATGTCCCCCTGTACTACACTCTGGACCAGCTGAGCAGTACCATTCACTGCAACACACCCAGTCTTTTACAGCTCCG CTCTGCCCTCCTACACGCTGGCTTCCGAGTGAGCCTCTCTCACGCCTGTAAAAATGCAGTGAAAACAGACGTCCCGCCCTCGGTGCTCTGGGACATCATGCGCTGCTGG GAGAAGGAGAACCCTGTGAAACGAGAGCGCCTCTCAGAGACCAGCCCGGCCTTTCACATCCTCAAAGTTGAGCCCAG ACTCCAGGCGAACTTCTCCATCCGGGATGATGCTAACCCCAGCTCCCGGCAGCAGGGACTCCAGCGATTCCAGGCAAATCCTGAAGCCAACTGGGGGCCAAAGGCCCGAGCCCGGTCTGG GGGGAAGGCCCCCTTCGAGCTGGCGGAGAAGCGGCGACAGCTCCAGAACAAACGGAAGGAGCCCAGTAAGGACCAGGGCACTGAGAAGCTCAAGGCCTTCCCTTGCAAGAAGTTCAAACAG GGAACCTGCCTTTTGGGGAATGAATGCTGTTACTCGCACAGCCCTGAGGAGCCCCGGCTTGAGCCTGAGCCCAGCCCGGATTCCTTGCCTTGA